From the Sphingomonas mesophila genome, one window contains:
- a CDS encoding SOUL family heme-binding protein, with amino-acid sequence MRKDVAAGAAVLGAALAGAAIYFVREKATPGPDYRVLVSDGDFEIRAYPPIIVAEAAVQGERKEALNRGFELLASYIFDKSAGEPIGMTVPVLQDSGNPMASDPPLFDDEVAGGWRVRFVMPEGRTLADLPEPPAGIELRELPARRVGAVRFSGLARDEALVAEEDRLRGWLARHGESCSTAEPEYAFYNSPMIPPPLKRNEVLLPLG; translated from the coding sequence ATGCGCAAGGATGTGGCGGCCGGAGCGGCGGTGCTGGGAGCGGCCCTGGCCGGGGCGGCGATCTATTTCGTGCGCGAGAAGGCGACCCCGGGGCCGGACTATCGCGTGCTGGTCAGCGACGGCGACTTCGAGATCCGCGCCTATCCGCCGATCATCGTCGCCGAGGCGGCGGTGCAAGGCGAGCGCAAGGAGGCTCTCAATCGCGGGTTCGAGCTGCTGGCGAGCTACATCTTCGACAAGAGCGCGGGCGAGCCGATCGGCATGACCGTGCCGGTGCTCCAGGACAGCGGCAACCCGATGGCCAGCGACCCGCCCTTGTTCGACGACGAGGTGGCGGGCGGCTGGCGCGTGCGGTTCGTGATGCCCGAGGGGCGGACTCTGGCCGATTTGCCCGAGCCGCCAGCCGGGATCGAGCTGCGCGAGCTTCCGGCGCGGCGGGTCGGCGCGGTGCGCTTCTCCGGGCTGGCGCGGGACGAGGCGCTGGTCGCCGAGGAGGACCGGCTGCGCGGCTGGCTGGCGCGGCACGGCGAGAGCTGCTCGACCGCCGAGCCGGAATATGCGTTTTACAATTCGCCGATGATCCCGCCCCCGCTCAAGCGCAACGAGGTGCTGCTGCCGCTGGGGTGA